ATGACGATCGAAAAATGAATCTCTTTTCAACCTGCATCTTTTCGCTTGACATAACGCATAGATCACATTTCCTgccatgatgatgaagggtAGATTGCCATGAATGATCGAAGACGTTTGGAACTGGCTTCCCTGCGCGAGCCACAGACAGCCAATCCCAGCACATTGCATGGGCAATCCCCCCGACGTCTTACAAGAATCCTTACCTCCCAATAGTCGGAGCTGTAGGTTTGGCCTGGCCAGCAGGGCCACCAAGACCTTTATTCCCCTCCACCTTGTTCGCCTTGCGACGTTCGTCGGACTCGCCCTGGTCAAAGGTCGCTTCCGCAATAAAGGGCGATTTCGAACGGAGGTACCTGCCTTTGAACTAATATATGAAGTGAATTAACAGTTAGGCCTGCATGATCATTGATCGCACTcacgaagaggaggatgggcaCGCCGGAAAGTACCAACGCGAGGAAGCCAAGTAAGCTGATCAAATGATTAGCGCGCGCCCGTTCACACCAATTCACTCACCTTCCCGCCCAATGGAAGCCAAGGTTGCTAAAGAGGTCCTGGCTGGCAAGGGGCAAGAAAGCCCCTGAACATTGGAGTCAGTGATAGGCCTTTCGCATTGACTGGAAATTACCAAATGTATTTCGACCCAAAGATGCCGCGGAAAGTGCAGAACTTGCGTATTTTTCATATGCGTCAGTGAGGTACATCACTGTGGCCATGTCTGCCAAAACATCAGCGTAGACCAGATAGAGCAAAAACTCACAAATAGCATAGATGCCTAAACCGATACATCCGATAGCCAGGGTAGGTACGATCCAATGGATGCTCGGATAGCTGGTCCAGCCATACCAGAACAAAGCGCCGGCGAAGAGCAGACTGCcggggatggaggaatACAACCTCGCCTCAGGGATGGGCTCCCCCTCGGTCTCCTTGTTGTGGCGGGCGGATCGGAAGTATAGTATGTCCTGGTAAGGGTTAATGATTGTGCCGACGATCGCGCCAACAGAGAGGGCAAGTTGGATAAGTGAACTTTGAAATGTATTGAAGCCGTAGCTGGGCGTGTGTGTGAGCCAGGGACTAGCGGTCACATCCCGCATCGCACTTACTCTGCGCCGAAAGTCTGCGGAATGCTCGATTGGAAGAGAAATAACAGTCCCCATGCTAAAGCACACGTTAACAAAACTCGCTTCCACCATTACTCACCAAACGAAACCCATaaggtgaaggaaaagacaaCAAATTCTGTGAAGAGCATTTTCGTTGGACGCTTGAACGAGATCAAGACCATCGTAGAGACCTTTTCGCTCTCGAGCTCTGCTTTAGCGTAGGCATTACGACCAGTCTCCTTCCTAATACGCTTTGCTTTCTTGGCGAGGATCACGTCTCCCCTTGTTTCGCGAAGGATGAGCCAGAATACGGGGAGGAGAGCGCCGTCAAATATTAGTTGGATCCAATAAATCCAGTGCCAGTTGATTGTCGTCTCGTTGGTTTGAATTGCGCCTCCAATGAACGGGCCCAGGGCGATGCCGACGACAGACGTCATGCCGAAGATGGACATGGGGATGCTTCGTTCAGCAGGACCTTTCCACTAGGCACCGATCAGCACATGAATGGTGATGGCAGCTCCAACTTACGATATCCGCGATGGTCCCACCGACAATATTGATGGAAACCGAGCTCGCCCCGCCGCCGAAGAACCTTGTGGTGACCATCGTCGCAAAGTTGGTACCCACGCCGGATGGGACTAGGAAGATCAAAAAGATGATGTAGGAGATCTGCCTTCATGTGAGCTTGATTATCGACCACGAGGGAAGCACGCACAAAATACCCCGGCATTCGACCAGAGTTCTCGGTGAGCGGGACGAACAGCAGGGGAAAGAGGGCGGCGCCTAAAAATTAATATTTGTAAGACGAGGGCGATAATCTCTCCCAACCCACCTACGTTCCAGCTGGTCGTTGCCCAGGTCAACCATGGAAAGTTATCCTGACTGATCCCAAAAGCCTGTTCCATGTACGAGTTTCCAGCGCTATAAGAGCCGGCTGGTAGACCCGTGAGAATGGAACTGTTCCCTCGCGTCAGCATGTCCTCTCCCAAACGTCTCACCCACATGAAGCATGTCGTTATAGTAATCAACCATTTGTAACTCCTCGACCAGTTGAATCTGTCCCAATTGTTAATCATGGCATCTCATGCAAAAGAGTCAACTGACGGATTATCAGGATCGTCCGGGCCATCCCAGTCTACAATTTCGCGTCCTTTCTCGTCTGTGGGGTACTGTGCGCATCTCGTCGTCTCTGTGTTGCTGCTCTCAGTTTCTTGGGGGCTATCTGTGAAGTGTAAGCAGGTCCTCAGTCTTGCGCGCTGAAGACGGCATCCATACCAGGATGTGGAGGCGATTGCCGGGGGTTACGCCCCTTCTCGGCATCGCTTAATCGTTGCCGGTCGACCATTTGTGCGGATAACTAGTGATGATTTAACTTCCTGTAGGtgtcaagaagattgttAAGATATGCGTCTTTTGCATTGGTCAGACATCTTGGCGACGATCAAACGGTAGTAAACCCATTTTATGGAGAAGCGAAGATTGATCAACGTTGTCGCCGGATAAATAGCAGTGACGTCAGGTAATTGTGGGGCTGGACGACACATCCCCCGACCCGATCGATCTATCAAGACCAAATGACATGATATTTGAGTACTGTCTTCCATTTCGCGAACTCCACAAACCTCCACCGACGACCCCATCCGAAAGATAGCGGAACACAGGTAATTAATACTAATCTGGCGTGAATTGGGGTAGAATCCCATATGTACTCAGTAAAAAAGGTACAATACAGAACCAAGAAAGGTACATACTAATGAATACTCCATTACGCCTCCATTATATGCCTTGTGCCCGCTGACTGTCAGCCAGAAATGCATAGATGTATAATCCACACACTCTCAAGCATGATAGGGTGGGCCTAGATG
This genomic window from Cryptococcus deuterogattii R265 chromosome 12, complete sequence contains:
- a CDS encoding multidrug transporter gives rise to the protein MVDRQRLSDAEKGRNPRQSPPHPDSPQETESSNTETTRCAQYPTDEKGREIVDWDGPDDPDNPFNWSRSYKWLITITTCFISILTGLPAGSYSAGNSYMEQAFGISQDNFPWLTWATTSWNVGAALFPLLFVPLTENSGRMPGYFISYIIFLIFLVPSGVGTNFATMVTTRFFGGGASSVSINIVGGTIADIWKGPAERSIPMSIFGMTSVVGIALGPFIGGAIQTNETTINWHWIYWIQLIFDGALLPVFWLILRETRGDVILAKKAKRIRKETGRNAYAKAELESEKVSTMVLISFKRPTKMLFTEFVVFSFTLWVSFAWGLLFLFQSSIPQTFGADYGFNTFQSSLIQLALSVGAIVGTIINPYQDILYFRSARHNKETEGEPIPEARLYSSIPGSLLFAGALFWYGWTSYPSIHWIVPTLAIGCIGLGIYAIYMATVMYLTDAYEKYASSALSAASLGRNTFGAFLPLASQDLFSNLGFHWAGSLLGFLALVLSGVPILLFFKGRYLRSKSPFIAEATFDQGESDERRKANKVEGNKGLGGPAGQAKPTAPTIGR